A stretch of Arthrobacter sp. NEB 688 DNA encodes these proteins:
- a CDS encoding purine-nucleoside phosphorylase — protein MTDTAAAHDLTDPATDPFGVAEAAAAVIRERTGVERHDVALVLGSGWGQAGDLVGETMTTIENTDVPGFGKAAVAGHSGSMRSVAIGDTGRRALVYGTRTHFYEGRGIRAVVHGVRTAAAAGCTTIVITNGCGGLRPEWAPGTPVLISDHINLTAHSPIEGANFVDLTDLYSPRLRAVAQEVDPTLDEGVYVQFRGPHYETPAEVRMAKVLGGDLVGMSTSLEAIAARQSGLEVLGVSLVTNAAAGISPNPLSHEEVLEAGRAAAERCGRLLADVVGRI, from the coding sequence GTGACCGACACCGCCGCCGCCCACGACCTCACCGACCCCGCCACCGACCCGTTCGGGGTCGCGGAGGCCGCCGCCGCCGTCATCCGCGAGCGCACGGGGGTGGAGCGCCACGACGTCGCCCTCGTCCTCGGCAGCGGCTGGGGTCAGGCGGGCGATCTCGTCGGCGAGACGATGACGACGATCGAGAACACCGACGTCCCCGGGTTCGGCAAGGCCGCGGTCGCCGGGCACAGCGGCTCGATGCGCTCGGTCGCCATCGGCGACACCGGCCGCCGCGCGCTCGTCTACGGCACCCGCACCCACTTCTACGAGGGCCGCGGCATCCGCGCGGTCGTCCACGGCGTGCGCACCGCGGCCGCCGCCGGCTGCACGACGATCGTCATCACCAACGGCTGCGGCGGGCTGCGCCCCGAGTGGGCGCCCGGCACGCCGGTGCTCATCAGCGACCACATCAACCTCACCGCGCACTCCCCCATCGAGGGCGCGAACTTCGTCGACCTCACCGACCTCTACAGCCCCCGGCTGCGCGCGGTCGCGCAGGAGGTCGACCCCACGCTCGACGAGGGCGTCTACGTCCAGTTCCGCGGGCCGCACTACGAGACCCCGGCGGAGGTGCGGATGGCCAAGGTCCTCGGCGGCGACCTCGTCGGGATGTCGACCTCGCTCGAGGCCATCGCCGCGCGGCAGAGCGGCCTCGAGGTGCTCGGTGTCTCGCTCGTGACGAACGCGGCGGCCGGCATCTCGCCGAACCCGCTGAGCCACGAGGAGGTCCTCGAGGCCGGCCGGGCCGCGGCCGAGCGCTGCGGACGCCTCCTCGCCGACGTCGTCGGCCGCATCTGA
- a CDS encoding phospho-sugar mutase: MSTTPDLDTLLAAARAWAADDPDPATRAELEGLADRAGSDDAAREELADAMSGMLEFGTAGLRGRLGGGPNRMNRAVVIRAAAGLTAYLRTVTSEPFVVVGYDARTNSDVFAHDTCAVVTGMGGRAVVLPHPLPTPVLAYAIRHLGADAGVMVTASHNPPQDNGYKVYVGDGSQIVPPVDGLIAAEIARVESVASVPRADDGWDTLGDDVLEAYLDDVVTVVSPDAPRELTVVHTALHGVGSETVRRAFLAAGFAEPLPVPSQSEPDPMFPTVSFPNPEEPGAMDAALELAEQTGPDLVVANDPDADRCAVAVPGPGGWRMLRGDEVGALLGSYVLERGVATDSPDAVFANSIVSSRLLAAMCRAAGVRHEETLTGFKWIGRVPGLRYGYEEALGYCVDPGHVRDKDGVSAALLVAELAATLKQQGRTLVDRLDDLARAHGVHATDSFSVRVEDLSLIGRIMDRLRATPPTTVAGVEVARTDDLARGDGGLPPTEGLRYLLADDSRIIVRPSGTEPKLKVYLEVVEPVTGDDLRGARERAAQRLAAVRADLEAATAL, translated from the coding sequence GTGAGCACGACGCCCGACCTCGACACCCTCCTCGCCGCCGCCCGCGCCTGGGCGGCCGACGACCCCGACCCCGCCACGCGCGCCGAGCTCGAGGGCCTGGCCGACCGCGCCGGCAGCGACGACGCCGCCCGCGAGGAGCTCGCCGACGCGATGTCGGGGATGCTCGAGTTCGGCACGGCCGGCCTGCGCGGGAGGCTCGGCGGCGGGCCGAACCGGATGAACCGGGCCGTCGTCATCCGGGCCGCGGCCGGCCTCACGGCGTACCTGCGCACCGTCACCAGCGAGCCGTTCGTCGTCGTCGGCTACGACGCGCGCACCAACTCGGACGTCTTCGCGCACGACACCTGCGCCGTCGTCACCGGGATGGGCGGCCGCGCCGTCGTCCTCCCCCACCCGCTGCCGACCCCGGTGCTGGCGTACGCGATCCGCCACCTCGGCGCCGACGCCGGCGTCATGGTCACGGCGTCGCACAACCCGCCGCAGGACAACGGCTACAAGGTCTACGTCGGCGACGGCTCGCAGATCGTGCCGCCGGTCGACGGGCTCATCGCGGCCGAGATCGCCCGGGTCGAGTCCGTCGCCTCGGTGCCGCGCGCCGACGACGGCTGGGACACCCTCGGTGACGACGTGCTCGAGGCCTACCTCGACGACGTCGTCACGGTCGTCTCCCCCGACGCGCCCCGCGAGCTGACCGTCGTCCACACGGCGCTGCACGGGGTCGGCTCCGAGACCGTGCGGCGGGCCTTCCTCGCCGCGGGCTTCGCCGAGCCGCTGCCGGTGCCGTCGCAGTCGGAGCCGGACCCGATGTTCCCCACCGTCTCCTTCCCCAACCCCGAGGAGCCCGGCGCGATGGACGCCGCCCTCGAGCTCGCCGAGCAGACCGGCCCGGACCTCGTCGTGGCCAACGACCCCGACGCGGACCGCTGCGCCGTCGCGGTGCCCGGCCCGGGCGGCTGGCGGATGCTGCGCGGCGACGAGGTCGGGGCGCTGCTCGGCTCGTACGTCCTCGAGCGCGGCGTCGCGACCGACTCCCCCGACGCGGTGTTCGCCAACTCGATCGTGTCCTCGCGCCTGCTCGCGGCGATGTGCCGGGCCGCCGGCGTCCGCCACGAGGAGACGCTGACCGGCTTCAAGTGGATCGGTCGCGTGCCCGGGCTGCGCTACGGCTACGAGGAGGCGCTCGGCTACTGCGTCGACCCCGGCCACGTCCGCGACAAGGACGGCGTCTCGGCCGCGCTGCTCGTCGCCGAGCTCGCCGCCACGCTCAAGCAGCAGGGCCGCACCCTCGTCGACCGCCTCGACGACCTCGCGCGCGCCCACGGCGTGCACGCGACCGACTCGTTCTCCGTGCGCGTCGAGGACCTCTCGCTCATCGGCAGGATCATGGACCGGCTGCGCGCGACGCCGCCGACGACGGTCGCCGGCGTCGAGGTGGCCCGCACCGACGACCTCGCCCGCGGGGACGGCGGCCTGCCGCCGACCGAGGGCCTGCGCTACCTCCTGGCCGACGACTCGCGCATCATCGTGCGCCCCTCGGGCACCGAGCCGAAGCTCAAGGTCTACCTCGAGGTCGTCGAGCCGGTCACCGGTGACGACCTGCGCGGCGCCCGCGAGCGCGCGGCGCAGCGGCTCGCGGCCGTCCGCGCCGACCTCGAGGCCGCGACCGCCCTCTGA
- the deoC gene encoding deoxyribose-phosphate aldolase, with protein sequence MSTSTEVDPTTRARDILGVSRLTNSALTGWLHGLPGVDQVGCEARAAALSTRSVKTSSKAWAIDTAISMIDLTTLEGADTPGKVRGLATRALVPDPSDPSTPSPAAVCVYGDMVPYAREVIGERDVRIAAVATAFPSGRASRAVKLADTRDAVQNGADEIDMVIDRGAFLTGDYLSVFREIAETKEACGDARLKVIMETGELVTYDNVRRASWLSMLAGGDFIKTSTGKISPAATLPVTLVMLEAVRDWHEATGEQVGVKPAGGIRTSKDAIKFLVTVNEVAGEAWLSNDWFRFGASSLLNDLVLQRQKMTTGAYSGADYVADDAPSGY encoded by the coding sequence GTGAGCACGAGCACCGAGGTCGACCCGACGACGCGAGCCCGCGACATCCTCGGGGTCTCCCGCCTGACCAACTCCGCCCTCACCGGCTGGCTGCACGGCCTGCCGGGCGTCGACCAGGTCGGTTGCGAGGCGCGCGCGGCGGCCCTCTCGACCCGGTCGGTCAAGACCTCGAGCAAGGCGTGGGCCATCGACACCGCCATCTCGATGATCGACCTGACCACCCTCGAGGGCGCCGACACCCCCGGCAAGGTCCGCGGCCTCGCGACGCGCGCCCTCGTCCCGGACCCCAGCGACCCGAGCACCCCGAGCCCGGCCGCGGTCTGCGTCTACGGCGACATGGTCCCCTACGCCCGCGAGGTCATCGGCGAGCGCGACGTGCGCATCGCCGCCGTCGCGACCGCCTTCCCGAGCGGCCGCGCGAGCCGCGCCGTCAAGCTCGCCGACACCCGTGACGCCGTGCAGAACGGCGCCGACGAGATCGACATGGTCATCGACCGCGGGGCCTTCCTCACGGGCGACTACCTGTCGGTCTTCCGCGAGATCGCCGAGACCAAGGAGGCCTGCGGCGACGCGCGCCTCAAGGTCATCATGGAGACCGGCGAGCTCGTCACCTACGACAACGTCCGCCGCGCCTCGTGGCTCTCGATGCTCGCCGGCGGCGACTTCATCAAGACCTCGACCGGCAAGATCTCGCCGGCCGCGACCCTGCCGGTCACGCTCGTCATGCTCGAGGCCGTCCGCGACTGGCACGAGGCCACCGGCGAGCAGGTCGGCGTCAAGCCGGCCGGCGGCATCCGCACGAGCAAGGACGCCATCAAGTTCCTCGTCACCGTCAACGAGGTCGCCGGCGAGGCGTGGCTGAGCAACGACTGGTTCCGCTTCGGCGCCTCGAGCCTGCTCAACGACCTCGTCCTGCAGCGCCAGAAGATGACGACCGGCGCCTACTCCGGCGCCGACTACGTCGCCGACGACGCCCCCAGCGGCTACTGA
- a CDS encoding aldehyde dehydrogenase family protein, which yields MPTFEYAPAPESRAVVDIASSHGLFIGGEFVEATGGKPFKTLNPATEEVLSEVSEASADDVDAAVRAARTAYTRVWSRMSGADRGKYLYRIARIIQERARELAVLETLDNGKPIKESRDVDIPLVAAHFFYHAGWADKLSYAALGENPRPVGVVGQVIPWNFPLLMLAWKVAPALACGNTVVLKPAETTPLTALLFAEICQQAELPPGVVNIVTGAGTTGQAIVDHPGIDKLAFTGSTGVGKMIARSIAGTRKKATLELGGKGANIIFDDAPVDQAVEGIVNGIFFNQGHVCCAGSRILVQENVADEVVRRLKRRLTTLRIGDPMDKNTDVGAINSRAQLQRIEEMTAAGSQEGAERWDSGCELPSTGYWFRPTVFTDVSQSHRIAQEEIFGPVVSVLTFRTPGEAVAKANNTPYGLSAGIWTEKGSRILWMADQLRAGVVWANTFNKFDPTSPFGGYKESGYGREGGRHGLEAYVKTGSEQ from the coding sequence ATGCCCACCTTCGAGTACGCGCCGGCCCCGGAGTCCCGGGCCGTCGTCGACATCGCCAGCAGCCACGGGCTGTTCATCGGCGGCGAGTTCGTCGAGGCCACCGGCGGCAAGCCCTTCAAGACGCTCAACCCCGCGACCGAGGAGGTCCTCTCCGAGGTCTCCGAGGCGAGCGCGGACGACGTCGACGCCGCCGTCCGCGCGGCCCGCACCGCCTACACCCGCGTCTGGTCGCGGATGAGCGGAGCCGACCGCGGCAAGTACCTCTACCGGATCGCCCGGATCATCCAGGAGCGCGCCCGCGAGCTCGCCGTCCTCGAGACGCTCGACAACGGCAAGCCGATCAAGGAGAGCCGCGACGTCGACATCCCCCTCGTCGCCGCGCACTTCTTCTACCACGCGGGCTGGGCCGACAAGCTGTCGTACGCCGCGCTCGGCGAGAACCCCCGCCCGGTCGGCGTCGTCGGCCAGGTCATCCCCTGGAACTTCCCGCTGCTCATGCTCGCCTGGAAGGTCGCCCCGGCCCTCGCGTGCGGCAACACGGTCGTGCTCAAGCCGGCCGAGACCACACCGCTGACCGCGCTGCTCTTCGCCGAGATCTGCCAGCAGGCCGAGCTGCCCCCGGGCGTCGTCAACATCGTCACGGGCGCCGGCACCACCGGGCAGGCCATCGTCGACCACCCCGGCATCGACAAGCTCGCGTTCACCGGCTCCACGGGCGTCGGCAAGATGATCGCCCGCTCGATCGCCGGCACCCGCAAGAAGGCCACGCTCGAGCTCGGCGGCAAAGGCGCGAACATCATCTTCGACGACGCCCCGGTCGACCAGGCCGTCGAGGGCATCGTCAACGGCATCTTCTTCAACCAGGGCCACGTCTGCTGCGCCGGCAGCCGGATCCTGGTGCAGGAGAACGTCGCCGACGAGGTCGTCCGCCGCCTCAAGCGCCGCCTCACGACGCTGCGCATCGGCGACCCGATGGACAAGAACACCGACGTGGGCGCCATCAACAGCCGCGCGCAGCTGCAGCGCATCGAGGAGATGACGGCCGCCGGGTCGCAGGAGGGCGCCGAGCGCTGGGACTCCGGCTGCGAGCTGCCGAGCACCGGCTACTGGTTCCGCCCGACCGTCTTCACCGACGTGTCGCAGTCGCACCGCATCGCCCAGGAGGAGATCTTCGGGCCGGTCGTCTCGGTGCTGACCTTCCGCACCCCCGGCGAGGCGGTCGCCAAGGCGAACAACACGCCGTACGGCCTGTCGGCCGGCATCTGGACCGAGAAGGGCAGCCGCATCCTCTGGATGGCCGACCAGCTGCGCGCCGGCGTCGTGTGGGCCAACACGTTCAACAAGTTCGACCCGACCTCGCCCTTCGGTGGCTACAAGGAGTCCGGCTACGGCCGGGAGGGTGGCCGCCACGGCCTCGAGGCCTACGTCAAGACCGGGAGTGAGCAGTGA